The Betta splendens chromosome 7, fBetSpl5.4, whole genome shotgun sequence genome includes a window with the following:
- the LOC121202353 gene encoding uncharacterized protein LOC121202353 isoform X2, whose translation MSQTVLFIELLLVHYAVQIQTEVKCSEDVTLTCPDVDFNKLNFISVTWYKIHNEKRSGIIRKGKGAEFAQPYNVSRQVSIGEDYSLFMATVTPGDSGRYECCVNAIVGGQNLYRQVDLHVHDVYRR comes from the exons ATGTCCCAGACAGTGCTGTTCATTGAG CTGCTCCTGGTGCATTACGCAGTTCAAATACAGACTGAAGTGAAGTGTAGTGAAGATGTTACGCTGACGTGTCCAGATGTTGATTTTAACAAACTGAATTTCATCTCGGTGACGTGGTACAAG ATCCATAACGAGAAAAGAAGCGGCATCATCAGGAAGGGGAAAGGGGCCGAGTTCGCACAGCCCTACAACGTCTCCCGTCAGGTCAGCATTGGAGAGGACTACAGCCTGTTCATGGCCACTGTGACGCCTGGGGACTCGGGCAGGTACGAGTGTTGCGTCAACGCAATCGTGGGGGGTCAAAACCTGTACCGGCAAGTCGACCTGCATGTTCATG ATGTTTACAGGAGATGA
- the LOC121202353 gene encoding uncharacterized protein LOC121202353 isoform X1 — MSQTVLFIELLLVHYAVQIQTEVKCSEDVTLTCPDVDFNKLNFISVTWYKIHNEKRSGIIRKGKGAEFAQPYNVSRQVSIGEDYSLFMATVTPGDSGRYECCVNAIVGGQNLYRQVDLHVHVCVTSDQGTFTTTVTNTNDFTTIHQRQVTELPIMWSVIGYLAVGCIKVILCVITIWAIRSSTRCRSTRHQPHTW; from the exons ATGTCCCAGACAGTGCTGTTCATTGAG CTGCTCCTGGTGCATTACGCAGTTCAAATACAGACTGAAGTGAAGTGTAGTGAAGATGTTACGCTGACGTGTCCAGATGTTGATTTTAACAAACTGAATTTCATCTCGGTGACGTGGTACAAG ATCCATAACGAGAAAAGAAGCGGCATCATCAGGAAGGGGAAAGGGGCCGAGTTCGCACAGCCCTACAACGTCTCCCGTCAGGTCAGCATTGGAGAGGACTACAGCCTGTTCATGGCCACTGTGACGCCTGGGGACTCGGGCAGGTACGAGTGTTGCGTCAACGCAATCGTGGGGGGTCAAAACCTGTACCGGCAAGTCGACCTGCATGTTCATG TTTGCGTCACCTCAGACCAAGGGACATTCACGACAACTGTAACCAACACGAATGACTTCACCACAATCCACCAAAGACAAGTTACTGAACTGCCAATAATGTGGAGTGTTATTGGATATTTGGCTGTGGGCTGCATCAAAGTCATCTTATGTGTAATCACCATTTGG